One Fundidesulfovibrio terrae genomic window carries:
- a CDS encoding biotin--[acetyl-CoA-carboxylase] ligase has translation MTELQGPRIPGPGVLLWAQGREELADPLFPEKLADCHPGWAEDARAFAPWQEVLVPWCSACAQESWWLSSEKVRGRIVVCGPCSSCLDVARPMAENKLLDPWDSVLAVSQWSGRGQLRRGWDSPPGNLYAALVLPQPPREYDSLLPLILGYCMAGFLLGRKVPARIKWPNDILAGGVKVGGMLVEERRGTVLAGIGLNLVSSPPLAMLREDHAVPAGYLKACGLNATPLGLWRDLVDFVKICYETTLTQGTPHNVTSLIEPHLEWLGQDVLVREGGETPWRARIIGLAPDGALRVKPAGVAGERLLTSGSIWRAPEGPLKNPG, from the coding sequence GTGACGGAGCTTCAGGGTCCCCGTATTCCGGGACCGGGCGTGCTCCTGTGGGCGCAGGGGCGTGAGGAGCTGGCCGATCCGTTGTTTCCCGAAAAACTGGCGGATTGCCACCCGGGGTGGGCAGAGGATGCGCGTGCTTTCGCGCCTTGGCAAGAGGTTTTGGTTCCGTGGTGTTCGGCCTGCGCCCAGGAGTCCTGGTGGCTTTCGAGCGAGAAGGTCAGGGGCAGGATAGTCGTGTGCGGGCCATGCTCGTCCTGCCTGGACGTGGCCCGGCCCATGGCCGAGAACAAGCTTTTGGATCCGTGGGATTCCGTGCTGGCGGTATCACAGTGGTCGGGGCGCGGGCAGCTCCGGCGCGGCTGGGATTCCCCGCCCGGCAACCTGTACGCGGCCCTGGTGCTGCCGCAGCCTCCCCGCGAATACGACAGCCTGCTGCCCTTGATCCTGGGGTACTGCATGGCCGGATTCCTGCTCGGCAGGAAGGTTCCCGCGCGCATCAAGTGGCCCAACGACATCCTGGCCGGCGGGGTGAAGGTGGGCGGCATGCTGGTGGAGGAGCGCAGGGGCACTGTGCTTGCCGGCATCGGGCTCAACCTGGTGAGCTCGCCGCCGCTGGCCATGCTGCGCGAGGACCACGCCGTGCCTGCCGGATACCTCAAGGCCTGCGGATTGAACGCCACCCCCCTGGGGTTGTGGCGCGATCTTGTGGATTTTGTGAAAATCTGTTACGAAACGACTCTTACCCAAGGCACACCCCACAACGTAACGTCCTTGATCGAGCCCCATCTTGAATGGCTGGGCCAAGACGTGCTGGTCCGCGAGGGCGGTGAGACCCCCTGGCGGGCCCGGATCATAGGGCTCGCCCCGGACGGGGCGCTTAGGGTTAAGCCCGCTGGCGTGGCGGGCGAACGGCTTCTCACCTCCGGCAGCATCTGGCGGGCTCCCGAGGGCCCGCTCAAGAATCCAGGTTAG
- a CDS encoding PEP/pyruvate-binding domain-containing protein: MAKAAAKAAAPKAPAKEKKEMTKKLILTGADIAAIGEEAELLVGGKNYNTAIISQVSGIRAPQFRAVSSVAFHKLLDETKVNAALIRQTVDHEYNRIDWAGEEVNKDPEFLKHFVRTLAQEVKATSPEKATLIKLRTFVNNVVEGFATSPEGIDQLRKRSVLVQVAILCVDMPADVAEAVRSAYQDICRDAGLEDVPVAVRSSAAGEDSRKKAFAGLQDTYLNIVGDDRVVEAYQWDCSSAYNLRSMTYRREAILDAVQLAERTGDNTIAEKAKQEWAIENTSLSVCIMRMINPVISGTAFSADTSTGCRGTDRKDLVSIDCSYGLGEAVVGGMVTPDKLYVFQSEDSREVVIRFMGFKDKKIIYDERGGTKIVPVDELEAYRWALSLAQAEEVARGVRAISVAYGGMIMDTEFCIDQSERLWFVQARPETRWNEEFELHPDTIFMRRMEVDKAALARAEVILEGNGASRGAGQGTVKFLRSALELNKINKGDILAAERTDPDMVPGMRVASAILADVGGDTSHAAITSRELGIPAVIGIQRAELLRSLDGQEVTVDGSRGVAYRGLLPLVAVGGEMDLSKLPATKTKVGLILADVGQALFLSRLRMVQDFEVGLLRAEFMLGNIGVHPMALEAYDQGMLNQLVDKKLLEYDQRLTKVIREQMAAGYIPMDLKLRQYVGLVTGLAKELEQLTEREGARGTDEVLAIHRRLRELDKKLDEYLGNATRRLEVLKTSTSLEDHVAVIMGYWEELQDTSTHAEAVKRRMEVKAHVAERAQAVANEPFIIETLEKISQMRAEIARQVGIQRDMEEVRTLPGRIGKQLRSRGYRTGKELYVQTLAQNLALFAMAFYGRPIIYRTTDFKSNEYRNLVGGMLFENYEDNPMLGYRGVSRNIHDWEIESFKLARGIFGGKNLQMMLPFVRTLEEARSMKRYLSKVHKMRSGEDGLKIHMMSEIPSNAILAKEFIQEFDGFSIGSNDMTQMVLATDRDNPSLQHIYDEEDPAVVWAILATIFTGQKMGKKVGFCGQGVSNSLILRGLVSIAGIVSASVVPDTYYQTKFDVASVEGMNIPVSRLGGWIGEQHLNRLHELLKSHKYEHILKKYKSAKDLSEWYEGELTRLATQLRDHLDTPKEGFYRQELEKYRGAFHKPVIYAAWDWEKTVADALYHAGFSDWEEQAKALADQRKKSW, encoded by the coding sequence ATGGCTAAAGCCGCTGCCAAAGCTGCCGCCCCCAAAGCTCCCGCCAAGGAGAAGAAAGAAATGACCAAGAAGCTCATCCTCACCGGCGCCGACATCGCGGCCATCGGAGAAGAGGCAGAGCTCCTGGTGGGGGGCAAGAACTACAACACCGCCATCATAAGCCAGGTGTCCGGAATCCGCGCCCCGCAGTTCCGGGCCGTTTCCTCCGTGGCTTTCCATAAGCTCCTCGACGAGACCAAGGTCAACGCGGCGCTCATCCGCCAGACCGTGGACCACGAATATAACCGCATCGACTGGGCGGGCGAAGAGGTCAACAAGGACCCCGAGTTCCTCAAGCACTTCGTGCGCACCCTGGCCCAGGAAGTGAAGGCCACCTCCCCCGAGAAGGCCACGCTCATCAAGCTGCGCACCTTCGTCAACAACGTGGTGGAAGGCTTCGCCACCTCCCCCGAGGGCATCGACCAGCTGCGCAAGAGAAGCGTTCTCGTGCAGGTGGCCATCCTCTGCGTGGACATGCCCGCCGACGTGGCCGAGGCCGTGCGTAGCGCCTACCAGGACATCTGCAGGGACGCCGGGCTCGAAGACGTGCCCGTGGCCGTGCGCTCCTCCGCCGCCGGCGAGGACTCGCGCAAGAAAGCCTTCGCGGGCCTGCAGGACACGTATCTCAACATCGTGGGCGACGACCGCGTGGTCGAAGCCTACCAGTGGGACTGCTCCTCGGCCTACAACCTGCGCTCCATGACCTACCGCCGCGAGGCCATCCTGGACGCCGTGCAGCTGGCCGAACGCACCGGTGACAACACCATCGCCGAGAAGGCCAAGCAGGAATGGGCCATCGAGAACACCTCGCTCTCGGTGTGCATCATGCGCATGATCAACCCGGTCATCTCCGGTACGGCCTTCTCCGCCGACACCTCCACCGGCTGCCGGGGAACCGACCGCAAGGACCTGGTCTCCATCGACTGCTCCTACGGCCTGGGTGAGGCGGTTGTGGGCGGCATGGTCACCCCGGACAAGCTCTACGTGTTCCAGAGCGAGGACTCCCGCGAAGTGGTCATCCGCTTCATGGGATTTAAAGACAAAAAGATCATCTACGACGAGCGCGGCGGCACCAAGATCGTGCCCGTGGACGAGCTCGAAGCCTACCGCTGGGCCCTGTCCCTGGCCCAGGCCGAGGAAGTGGCCCGCGGCGTGCGCGCCATCTCCGTGGCCTACGGCGGCATGATCATGGACACCGAGTTCTGCATCGACCAGTCCGAGCGGCTCTGGTTCGTGCAGGCCCGCCCCGAGACCCGCTGGAACGAGGAATTCGAACTGCACCCCGACACCATCTTCATGCGCCGCATGGAGGTGGACAAGGCTGCCCTGGCCCGGGCCGAGGTCATCCTCGAGGGCAACGGCGCCTCGCGCGGAGCAGGGCAGGGCACCGTGAAGTTCCTGCGCTCGGCCCTGGAGCTCAACAAGATCAACAAGGGCGACATCCTGGCCGCCGAACGCACCGACCCGGACATGGTGCCGGGCATGCGCGTGGCCTCCGCCATCCTGGCCGACGTGGGCGGCGACACCTCCCACGCCGCCATCACCTCCCGGGAACTTGGCATCCCGGCGGTCATCGGCATCCAGCGCGCGGAGCTCCTGCGCTCCCTGGACGGCCAGGAAGTCACCGTGGACGGCTCGCGCGGCGTGGCCTACCGGGGCCTTTTGCCCCTGGTGGCCGTGGGCGGCGAGATGGACCTCTCCAAGCTTCCCGCCACCAAGACCAAGGTCGGCCTCATCCTGGCCGACGTGGGCCAGGCCCTGTTCCTGTCGCGCCTGCGCATGGTGCAGGACTTCGAAGTGGGCCTCCTGCGCGCCGAATTCATGCTGGGCAACATCGGCGTGCACCCCATGGCCCTTGAAGCCTACGACCAGGGCATGCTGAACCAGCTGGTGGACAAGAAGCTGCTGGAATACGACCAGCGCCTGACCAAGGTCATCCGCGAGCAGATGGCTGCGGGCTACATCCCCATGGACCTGAAGCTCCGCCAGTACGTGGGCCTGGTCACCGGCCTCGCCAAGGAGCTGGAGCAGCTGACCGAGAGGGAAGGAGCCAGAGGCACCGACGAGGTGCTGGCCATCCACCGCCGCCTGCGCGAGCTGGACAAGAAGCTCGACGAATACCTGGGCAACGCCACCCGCCGCCTGGAGGTGCTCAAGACCTCCACTAGCCTGGAAGACCACGTGGCCGTCATCATGGGCTACTGGGAGGAGCTGCAGGACACCTCCACCCACGCCGAGGCCGTGAAGCGCCGCATGGAAGTCAAGGCCCACGTGGCCGAGCGCGCCCAGGCCGTGGCGAATGAGCCCTTCATCATCGAGACCCTGGAGAAGATCTCCCAGATGCGCGCCGAGATCGCCCGCCAGGTGGGCATCCAGCGCGACATGGAAGAGGTGCGCACCCTGCCCGGACGCATCGGCAAGCAGCTGCGTTCGCGCGGCTACCGCACCGGCAAGGAGCTCTACGTCCAGACCCTGGCCCAGAACCTGGCGCTCTTCGCCATGGCCTTCTACGGCCGGCCCATCATCTACCGCACCACCGACTTCAAATCCAACGAGTACCGCAACCTGGTGGGCGGCATGCTCTTCGAGAACTACGAAGACAACCCCATGCTCGGCTACCGGGGCGTCTCCCGCAACATCCACGACTGGGAGATCGAATCCTTCAAGCTGGCGCGCGGCATCTTCGGCGGCAAGAACCTCCAGATGATGCTGCCCTTCGTGCGCACCCTGGAAGAAGCCCGCTCCATGAAGCGCTACCTCTCCAAGGTGCACAAGATGCGTTCCGGAGAGGACGGCCTGAAGATCCACATGATGAGCGAGATTCCCTCCAACGCCATCCTGGCCAAGGAGTTCATCCAGGAGTTCGACGGCTTCTCCATCGGCTCCAACGACATGACCCAGATGGTGCTGGCCACCGACCGCGACAACCCGAGCCTGCAGCACATCTACGACGAGGAGGACCCGGCCGTGGTCTGGGCAATCCTCGCCACCATCTTCACCGGACAGAAGATGGGCAAGAAGGTGGGTTTCTGTGGCCAGGGCGTGTCCAACAGCCTCATCCTGCGGGGCCTGGTGTCCATCGCTGGCATCGTGAGCGCCTCGGTGGTGCCCGACACCTACTACCAGACCAAGTTCGACGTGGCCTCCGTGGAAGGGATGAACATCCCGGTGTCCAGGCTGGGCGGCTGGATCGGCGAGCAGCACCTGAACCGGCTGCACGAGTTGCTGAAATCCCACAAGTACGAGCACATCCTGAAGAAGTACAAGTCCGCCAAGGACCTCTCCGAGTGGTACGAAGGCGAGCTGACCAGGCTTGCCACTCAGCTGCGCGACCACCTGGACACCCCCAAGGAGGGCTTCTACCGCCAGGAGCTGGAGAAGTACCGGGGAGCCTTCCACAAGCCGGTGATCTACGCCGCCTGGGACTGGGAGAAGACCGTGGCCGACGCCCTCTACCACGCCGGATTCAGCGACTGGGAGGAGCAGGCCAAGGCCCTGGCAGACCAGAGGAAGAAGAGCTGGTAG
- a CDS encoding pyruvate carboxylase translates to MGVKSFQDVLKEIQGKKILVANRGITARRVLRSIRERFQAVPVLTATKVDMTSPSVAGAHELILLGEDPRAYLDLDLIIREAKAKRIAAIHPGWGFASEDHTFPAKCAEAGIVFVGPTSEAMNLLGNKVAVRNVAKELGIPVVPGSESAVSVPEAREIASQITFPIMLKAEGGGGGRGIYVVHEPKQLEEAFSKASALAQASFGNPRLYVEKYLRSVRHIEIQVIADKHGNVLALDERDCTVQRNHQKLVEITPSPWKGMTPELREQLKDWSEKLIKHVGYYSLATVEFLVEPDGTPYLIEVNTRLQVEHGITECRYGIDLVEEQIAVAFGAKLRYTKNNTKPTNWALQVRINCEDPRQGFTPNAGLITRYISPGGPGVRLDSCISAGYEFPSQYDSAGALLMTYARTWEKVVGIMDRALREYIVGGVKTTIPFHLQVMNNARFRSGDYDTNFIATAPELLEYRDVEPEAFRLARLTSEISAKGYNTHVQLGEYRGRQDKRLGRFIPAMPLLDHKSWNAPYPRGDRQALLDQIRDSGIVHFVDTTTRDITQSNSGNRFRLAEDALIGPYLDNCGFLSLENGGGAHFHVAMMANMTYPFTEGEQWNCFAPKTCKQILIRSTNVLGYKPQPKNVMRLTGEMICEHYDIIRCFDFLNHIENMLPFAEVALNSKGNIFQPAISLSWAKGFDVHHYMGVLEDILECCGKVAGLSKRKVTKIITLGLKDMAGVCPPRFISSLVTAIREKYPDLVVDYHRHYTDGLFVPAVGAAAKAGAHIVDTAIGASVRWYGQGEVLSTAAYLEDELGLKTSLNKDMIRTCGFVLKQIMPYYDKYTAPYFQGIDYDVVEHGMPGGATSSSQEGALKQGYIHLLPYMLKFLAGTRRIVRYHDVTPGSQITWNTAFLAVTGAYKRGGERAVRDMLEVLDATSQHPDECITQACKADRLMLYADANDAFRQLLLGKYGKLPLGWPADWVYESAFGSDWKTAIEQRTMESPLVSLKDVDLTGEFEALEKRLQRQPSGEEFVMYLNHPGDALKTIEFRTKYGDPNRLPLDVWFEGLEPGQEMFFEDSRGKPHTFTLLDISAPDHQGMSVVRYVLDSEILSHQVKVAEALGGREAQAVEMADPSNPYHIAAPCNGDLWVMHVSPGDFLKPGQEVFNISVMKQEKSVFSQVEGVVKRVIKNADYFEDKKMVPVKEGELLVELMPVSKVCPGCKAPLAAEDFQYCPWCGHGMEYAD, encoded by the coding sequence ATGGGCGTTAAGAGCTTTCAGGACGTTCTCAAGGAAATCCAGGGCAAGAAGATACTTGTCGCCAACCGCGGTATAACCGCCAGGCGCGTGCTGCGCTCCATCCGCGAGCGCTTCCAGGCCGTGCCGGTTCTCACCGCCACCAAAGTGGACATGACCTCCCCGTCGGTGGCCGGCGCCCACGAGCTGATCCTGCTCGGCGAGGATCCCAGGGCCTACCTCGACCTGGACCTCATCATCCGCGAGGCCAAGGCCAAGCGCATCGCGGCCATCCACCCGGGCTGGGGCTTCGCCTCCGAGGACCACACCTTCCCGGCCAAGTGCGCCGAGGCGGGCATCGTTTTCGTCGGCCCCACCTCCGAGGCCATGAACCTGCTGGGCAACAAGGTGGCCGTGCGCAACGTGGCCAAGGAGCTCGGCATCCCCGTGGTGCCCGGTTCCGAGTCGGCCGTGAGCGTGCCCGAGGCGCGCGAGATCGCAAGCCAGATCACCTTCCCCATCATGCTCAAGGCCGAGGGCGGCGGCGGCGGACGCGGCATCTACGTGGTGCATGAGCCCAAGCAGCTGGAGGAGGCCTTCTCCAAGGCGTCCGCCCTGGCCCAGGCCAGCTTCGGCAACCCGCGCCTCTACGTGGAGAAGTACCTGCGCAGCGTGCGCCACATCGAGATTCAGGTCATCGCCGACAAGCACGGCAACGTCCTGGCCCTGGACGAGCGCGACTGCACCGTGCAGCGCAACCACCAGAAGCTCGTGGAGATCACCCCTTCCCCCTGGAAGGGCATGACCCCCGAACTGCGCGAGCAGTTGAAGGATTGGTCGGAGAAGCTCATCAAGCACGTGGGCTACTACTCGCTGGCCACCGTGGAATTCCTGGTGGAGCCCGACGGCACCCCGTATCTCATCGAGGTGAACACGCGCCTTCAGGTGGAGCACGGCATCACCGAATGCCGCTACGGCATCGACCTGGTCGAGGAGCAGATCGCCGTGGCCTTCGGGGCCAAGCTGCGCTACACCAAGAACAACACCAAGCCCACCAACTGGGCCCTGCAGGTGCGCATCAACTGCGAGGATCCCCGCCAGGGATTCACGCCCAACGCCGGGCTCATCACCCGCTACATCTCCCCCGGCGGCCCGGGCGTCCGTCTCGACTCCTGCATCTCCGCCGGCTACGAATTCCCCTCGCAGTACGACTCGGCCGGCGCGCTGCTCATGACTTACGCCCGCACCTGGGAAAAGGTGGTGGGCATCATGGACCGGGCCCTGCGCGAGTACATCGTGGGCGGGGTCAAGACCACCATCCCCTTCCACCTGCAGGTGATGAACAACGCCCGCTTCCGCTCGGGCGACTACGACACCAACTTCATCGCCACCGCGCCCGAACTGCTCGAATACCGCGACGTGGAGCCCGAGGCTTTCCGCCTGGCGCGCCTCACCTCGGAAATCTCCGCCAAGGGCTACAACACCCACGTGCAGCTGGGCGAGTACCGGGGACGCCAGGACAAGCGTCTGGGCCGCTTCATCCCGGCCATGCCTTTGCTTGACCACAAGTCCTGGAATGCCCCGTATCCGCGGGGCGACCGCCAGGCGCTCCTGGACCAGATCCGCGACTCGGGCATCGTGCACTTCGTGGACACCACCACCCGCGACATCACCCAGTCCAACTCGGGCAACCGCTTCCGTCTGGCCGAGGATGCCCTCATAGGCCCCTACCTGGACAACTGTGGCTTCCTGTCGCTTGAGAACGGCGGGGGCGCGCACTTCCACGTGGCCATGATGGCCAACATGACCTACCCCTTCACCGAAGGGGAGCAGTGGAACTGCTTCGCCCCCAAGACCTGCAAGCAGATCCTCATCCGTTCCACCAACGTGCTCGGCTACAAGCCCCAGCCCAAGAACGTCATGCGCCTGACCGGCGAGATGATCTGCGAGCACTACGACATCATCCGCTGCTTCGACTTCCTGAACCATATCGAGAACATGCTGCCCTTCGCCGAAGTGGCGCTCAACTCCAAGGGCAACATCTTCCAGCCCGCCATCTCGCTCTCCTGGGCCAAGGGCTTCGACGTGCACCACTACATGGGCGTGCTCGAGGACATCCTGGAGTGCTGCGGCAAGGTGGCCGGGCTCTCCAAGCGCAAGGTCACCAAGATCATCACCCTGGGCCTCAAGGACATGGCCGGCGTGTGCCCGCCGCGCTTCATCTCCTCGCTGGTAACGGCCATCCGCGAGAAATACCCGGACTTGGTGGTGGACTACCACCGCCACTACACCGACGGCCTGTTCGTCCCCGCCGTGGGCGCGGCGGCCAAGGCCGGAGCGCACATCGTGGACACGGCCATCGGGGCCTCCGTGCGCTGGTACGGCCAGGGCGAGGTGCTCTCCACGGCCGCCTACCTCGAAGACGAGCTGGGCCTCAAGACCAGCCTCAACAAGGACATGATCCGCACCTGCGGCTTTGTGCTCAAGCAGATCATGCCCTACTACGACAAGTACACCGCCCCCTACTTCCAGGGCATCGACTACGACGTGGTGGAGCACGGCATGCCTGGCGGCGCCACCAGCTCCAGCCAGGAGGGCGCGCTCAAGCAGGGCTACATCCACCTGCTCCCGTACATGCTCAAGTTCCTGGCGGGCACGCGGCGCATCGTGCGCTACCATGACGTGACCCCCGGCTCGCAGATCACCTGGAACACGGCCTTCCTGGCCGTCACCGGGGCCTACAAGCGTGGCGGCGAGCGCGCCGTGCGCGACATGCTGGAAGTGCTCGACGCCACCAGCCAGCATCCCGACGAGTGCATCACCCAGGCCTGCAAGGCCGACCGGCTCATGCTCTACGCCGACGCCAACGACGCCTTCCGCCAGCTGCTGCTGGGCAAGTACGGAAAGCTTCCCCTGGGCTGGCCGGCCGACTGGGTTTACGAGTCCGCCTTCGGCTCCGACTGGAAGACCGCCATCGAGCAGCGCACCATGGAATCCCCGCTCGTTTCGCTCAAGGACGTGGACCTGACCGGCGAGTTCGAAGCCCTGGAGAAACGCCTGCAGCGCCAGCCTTCCGGCGAAGAGTTCGTGATGTACCTGAACCATCCCGGCGACGCGCTCAAGACCATCGAGTTCCGCACCAAATACGGCGACCCCAACCGCCTGCCCCTGGATGTGTGGTTCGAGGGCCTGGAGCCCGGCCAGGAGATGTTCTTCGAGGACTCCCGCGGCAAGCCCCACACATTCACCTTGCTGGACATCTCCGCCCCGGACCACCAGGGCATGAGCGTGGTCCGCTACGTGTTGGACTCGGAGATCCTGTCCCACCAGGTCAAGGTGGCCGAGGCCCTGGGCGGCCGCGAGGCCCAGGCCGTGGAGATGGCCGACCCGTCCAATCCGTACCATATCGCGGCCCCGTGCAACGGCGACCTGTGGGTCATGCACGTGAGCCCCGGCGACTTCCTCAAGCCCGGCCAGGAGGTGTTCAACATCTCCGTGATGAAGCAGGAGAAGTCCGTCTTCTCCCAGGTCGAGGGAGTGGTGAAGCGGGTGATCAAGAACGCCGACTACTTCGAGGACAAGAAGATGGTTCCGGTGAAGGAAGGCGAACTGCTCGTGGAGCTCATGCCCGTGAGCAAGGTCTGTCCCGGCTGCAAGGCCCCCCTGGCCGCCGAGGACTTCCAGTACTGCCCCTGGTGCGGGCACGGTATGGAATACGCGGATTAA
- a CDS encoding HD domain-containing protein, translating into MEIYLVGGAVRDLLLGRTVTDRDYLVDHADHASFLGRYPTARLVGKSFPVVILDGSEYAWPRGGSLERDLELRDLTVNAMALDEKGLLRAHPQALHDLQAKILRPCSPTSLTDDPVRVFRAARFAAQFPDFSPSPELLDQMRSAAQQGLLAGHAAERVGREVSKALCAPVPSRFFTLLAKADCLLPWFEELAACVGVPAGPPAYHDKDVFDHACEVMDRLAGDALLAWMALAHDLGKATTPREEWPAHHGHDRTGVAPARELALRLRQPRVFMEAGMAASAEHMLAGRYAELRPGTKVDLLVRLEAKKLTARMFRLAAADKRQADEDTLRQARRDLRVILKVRLPDDKKDLGEASGEMLRQLRCDALAAIQGVSKPCPIIHT; encoded by the coding sequence ATGGAAATATACCTGGTTGGCGGCGCGGTGCGCGACCTCCTGCTCGGAAGGACCGTCACCGACCGCGATTACCTCGTCGACCACGCCGACCACGCTTCGTTTCTTGGGCGGTATCCCACGGCCCGCCTTGTCGGCAAGTCATTTCCGGTGGTTATCCTGGACGGGAGCGAATATGCTTGGCCGCGCGGCGGCTCGCTCGAACGCGACCTGGAACTGCGCGACCTGACCGTGAACGCCATGGCCCTGGACGAGAAGGGGCTCCTGCGCGCCCACCCCCAGGCCCTGCACGACCTCCAAGCGAAAATCCTGCGCCCCTGTTCGCCCACCTCGCTCACCGACGACCCGGTGCGGGTCTTCCGGGCGGCGCGCTTCGCGGCCCAGTTCCCGGACTTTTCTCCTAGCCCAGAGCTTCTGGACCAGATGCGCAGCGCAGCCCAACAGGGGCTTCTGGCCGGCCACGCGGCCGAACGCGTGGGGCGTGAGGTGTCCAAGGCCCTTTGCGCGCCGGTGCCGTCTCGCTTTTTCACTCTTTTGGCGAAGGCGGACTGCCTCCTGCCCTGGTTCGAGGAGCTGGCGGCCTGCGTGGGGGTGCCTGCCGGGCCTCCCGCCTACCACGACAAGGACGTGTTCGACCACGCCTGCGAGGTGATGGACCGGCTGGCAGGAGACGCCCTGCTCGCCTGGATGGCCCTGGCCCACGACCTGGGCAAGGCGACTACTCCCCGCGAGGAGTGGCCCGCCCACCACGGGCACGACAGGACCGGCGTCGCGCCTGCCCGGGAGTTGGCCCTTCGCCTTCGCCAACCGCGGGTCTTCATGGAGGCGGGCATGGCCGCCTCGGCCGAGCACATGCTCGCTGGCCGCTACGCCGAACTGCGCCCTGGCACCAAGGTGGACCTGCTCGTGCGCCTGGAGGCCAAGAAGCTCACCGCGCGCATGTTCCGGCTGGCCGCAGCCGACAAGCGCCAGGCGGACGAGGACACCCTGCGCCAGGCCCGGCGCGACCTACGCGTGATCCTCAAGGTCAGGCTGCCGGACGACAAGAAGGACCTGGGCGAGGCGTCAGGGGAGATGCTCAGGCAGCTCCGGTGCGACGCGCTGGCCGCCATTCAAGGCGTAAGCAAACCTTGTCCAATCATACACACATAA